Proteins encoded by one window of Streptococcus sanguinis:
- a CDS encoding glycosyltransferase family 4 protein, with protein sequence MKKKILFISPTGTLDNGAEISIVNLMEYLVQTGHQVINAIPDYHVAVQQDYISSLAALAIETIALPSVKWWWEDAPGGLPDSPETRARSYQDNTSALRKILTERKIDLVITNTVNMFQGAVAAACEDVPHFWLIHEFPDGEFGYYKEKLDFISDYSQEIFAVRGALQRQLQELLPNRKVLSFAPFTKIYPTNTGEKDRAERRIVSVGRLTERKNQLELIKAYDQLSQPKPALVFIGAWDEEYKKKCDTYISEHQIKNISFLGPKDNPWAEVTAADLAVFPSAMETFGLVYIEAIMNGLPTILSDNPGHLSAYEIFEEGQLYSSGNIEELADKINLALANFEGLKDQSVANLGKIQERYTVQSVYQNLLDKIENTEMYQANSLRHVKCLLDTNLPSQSASSFLRKVKNKLLSGRRG encoded by the coding sequence ATGAAAAAAAAGATATTATTCATTTCGCCGACTGGAACGCTGGATAATGGAGCTGAAATCTCTATTGTCAATTTGATGGAATACTTGGTCCAGACGGGCCATCAGGTTATCAATGCGATTCCGGATTATCATGTAGCCGTTCAGCAGGACTATATATCCAGCTTGGCTGCCTTGGCTATTGAGACTATAGCCTTGCCGTCAGTTAAATGGTGGTGGGAGGATGCGCCTGGTGGCCTGCCAGATAGTCCTGAGACTAGAGCTCGGTCATATCAGGATAATACCTCAGCGCTCAGAAAGATACTAACGGAGCGAAAGATTGATTTGGTTATTACCAATACGGTCAATATGTTTCAAGGTGCAGTGGCAGCGGCCTGCGAGGATGTTCCGCATTTCTGGCTGATTCATGAATTTCCTGACGGAGAGTTTGGCTACTATAAGGAAAAGCTAGATTTTATCAGTGATTATTCACAGGAAATATTTGCAGTTAGAGGTGCCTTGCAGAGACAGTTACAGGAGCTGCTGCCAAACAGAAAAGTCTTGTCTTTTGCCCCTTTTACGAAAATTTATCCTACTAATACAGGAGAAAAGGATAGAGCCGAAAGACGTATTGTGTCAGTCGGACGTTTGACAGAGCGGAAAAATCAATTAGAATTGATAAAAGCCTATGATCAGCTATCTCAGCCAAAACCGGCCTTAGTTTTTATAGGTGCCTGGGATGAGGAATACAAAAAAAAATGCGATACTTATATCTCTGAACACCAGATAAAAAATATTAGCTTCTTAGGGCCCAAGGACAATCCTTGGGCAGAGGTGACGGCAGCAGACCTAGCGGTATTTCCGTCTGCGATGGAGACCTTTGGTTTAGTCTATATTGAAGCGATTATGAATGGCCTTCCGACCATTTTGTCGGATAATCCTGGTCATCTATCCGCCTATGAAATCTTTGAAGAAGGCCAGCTCTATTCTTCTGGCAATATCGAGGAGTTGGCTGATAAGATAAACCTTGCCTTGGCAAACTTTGAGGGATTAAAAGACCAGTCGGTGGCCAATCTTGGCAAAATCCAAGAGCGCTACACAGTTCAGAGTGTTTACCAAAACTTATTGGATAAGATAGAAAACACTGAAATGTACCAGGCTAACTCCTTGCGCCATGTCAAGTGCTTATTGGATACAAATTTACCTTCTCAATCAGCCAGCTCTTTCTTACGCAAAGTGAAAAATAAGCTGCTTTCTGGTAGAAGAGGTTAA
- the cps2T gene encoding beta 1-4 rhamnosyltransferase Cps2T, protein MKHVFIIGSRGLPAKYGGFETFVEKLTEHQISSQIQYHVACLSDDEAFHHFDYKGVDCFTVKPPKLGPARVIAYDMMAVSYALKFAKKEQIEQPIFYILGNTIGAFILPFARRIHQAGGQFFINPDGLEWKRAKWSKPVQAYLKYSEKVMTKYADLVIADNQGIESYVQKAYPWSKTTCIAYGTDLYLSNLTENEGKVRVFFEKWASKEKDYYLIVGRFVPENNYETIIQEFMKSKTRRDLLIICNHEGNPYFEELKQKTGFDRDSRIKFVGTVYDQNLLKYIRNHAFAYIHGHEVGGTNPGLLEALAQTDANLVLDVDFNRKVAKETALYWQKEPGQLAQLIDQVDAQTDFTELGQAAKENMKENYTWEKIVGEYEDLFLS, encoded by the coding sequence ATGAAACATGTCTTCATCATCGGGAGTCGGGGACTTCCTGCCAAATATGGAGGATTTGAAACCTTTGTCGAGAAATTGACAGAGCATCAAATCTCTTCTCAAATCCAGTATCATGTGGCTTGCCTATCAGATGATGAAGCTTTTCATCATTTTGACTACAAGGGAGTAGACTGCTTCACAGTCAAGCCACCCAAGCTTGGTCCTGCCCGCGTAATTGCCTATGACATGATGGCTGTCTCCTACGCCCTCAAGTTTGCTAAGAAAGAGCAGATTGAGCAGCCAATTTTTTACATTCTTGGAAATACGATTGGTGCTTTTATCCTTCCCTTTGCTCGTCGTATCCATCAGGCAGGTGGTCAATTCTTTATCAATCCTGACGGGTTGGAGTGGAAGCGGGCCAAGTGGTCTAAGCCAGTCCAAGCCTATCTCAAATATTCTGAGAAGGTTATGACCAAGTACGCAGACTTGGTTATCGCGGACAATCAAGGCATCGAAAGCTATGTTCAAAAAGCTTATCCTTGGTCTAAAACGACCTGTATCGCTTATGGAACCGACCTTTATCTGTCCAATTTGACGGAAAACGAAGGCAAGGTCAGGGTCTTCTTTGAAAAGTGGGCCAGTAAGGAAAAAGACTATTACCTCATTGTCGGACGCTTCGTTCCGGAAAACAACTATGAAACCATCATTCAAGAATTCATGAAATCCAAAACCAGACGTGACTTGCTGATCATCTGCAATCATGAGGGCAATCCCTATTTTGAAGAGCTCAAGCAGAAAACAGGCTTTGACCGTGATTCTCGCATTAAGTTTGTCGGTACGGTCTACGATCAGAATCTGCTCAAATATATCCGTAATCATGCTTTTGCATACATACATGGGCATGAGGTTGGTGGGACCAATCCGGGACTCTTGGAAGCTCTGGCTCAGACAGATGCCAATCTGGTATTGGATGTGGATTTCAATCGGAAGGTAGCCAAGGAAACGGCTCTATACTGGCAAAAAGAACCTGGCCAGCTGGCCCAACTGATTGACCAAGTAGATGCTCAAACTGATTTTACGGAGCTAGGCCAAGCCGCCAAAGAAAATATGAAAGAAAACTACACCTGGGAAAAAATTGTGGGTGAATACGAGGATTTATTTTTATCATGA
- a CDS encoding glycosyltransferase family 2 protein has protein sequence MKVTILLSTYNGEQFLAEQIKSIQEQTYRDWQLLIRDDGSTDGTRAVIEDFCRKDDRIAFINRENPQNLGVIQSFHSLLQYQDSDFYLFSDQDDVWLPDKIAMQLAEADKYDNSQPLLVYTDLKVVDQELQVVHESMIRTQSDHANTELVQELTENTVTGGVSMINRALAQLWTGKEEHELLMHDWYLGLLAAAFGNLVYIDKPGELYRQHSNNVLGARTLRKRVKNWVRPHVLFAKYWKLIKDSQTQARNLLVLPLTAKNRELIENFVTIMEVPFKERWRRIRQYGYRKNRTFHTLVFTSLILTKFAYKE, from the coding sequence ATGAAAGTGACCATTCTTCTGTCCACCTATAATGGGGAACAGTTTCTGGCCGAGCAGATTAAGAGTATTCAAGAGCAGACATATAGAGATTGGCAACTGCTGATTCGTGATGATGGCTCTACAGATGGGACGCGGGCTGTCATTGAGGACTTTTGCCGCAAGGATGACCGCATTGCCTTTATCAATCGGGAAAATCCACAAAATCTGGGTGTCATTCAGAGTTTTCATAGCCTGCTTCAATACCAAGATTCGGATTTCTATCTCTTTAGCGACCAAGATGACGTTTGGCTGCCAGACAAGATTGCCATGCAATTGGCTGAGGCAGACAAGTATGATAACAGTCAGCCCCTGTTGGTTTATACTGACTTGAAGGTCGTAGATCAAGAGCTACAGGTTGTTCACGAAAGTATGATTCGTACTCAGTCAGATCACGCTAATACAGAACTAGTCCAAGAGTTGACGGAGAATACGGTGACGGGTGGTGTTTCTATGATAAATCGCGCCTTGGCTCAACTTTGGACTGGGAAGGAAGAGCATGAACTGCTCATGCACGATTGGTATCTGGGCTTGCTGGCTGCGGCTTTTGGCAATCTAGTCTATATTGACAAGCCGGGTGAGCTCTATCGTCAGCATTCGAATAATGTGCTAGGAGCTCGAACGCTCAGAAAACGCGTAAAAAACTGGGTGCGTCCCCATGTTCTTTTTGCCAAATATTGGAAATTGATAAAAGACAGTCAGACTCAGGCCAGAAATTTGCTGGTCCTGCCGCTGACTGCTAAAAATAGAGAGTTAATTGAGAACTTTGTGACCATTATGGAGGTGCCTTTTAAGGAGCGTTGGCGCAGGATTCGCCAGTATGGCTATCGTAAAAACCGCACTTTTCATACGCTTGTTTTTACAAGCCTCATTCTCACAAAGTTTGCTTATAAGGAGTAA
- a CDS encoding ABC transporter permease codes for MDFFSKKNRILLKELIKTDFKLRYQGSLVGYLWSILKPLMMFTIMYLVFVRFLRFDDGTPHYTVGLLLGMVFWSFFTEATNMGMLSIVSRGDLLRKLNFPKHTIVISSVLGAAINFLINLVVVFLFALINQVEFGLHTLVIIPLFLEVLVLAMGCALMLSSLFVKYRDIGPIWEVALQAGMYASPIIYSLTFLLQRKQFFVAKIMMLNPIAQMLQDMRHFIVSPVNVRGWDIVNNKLIALIPYLIPFVILALGLFFFNKNAKRFAEIL; via the coding sequence ATGGATTTTTTTAGTAAAAAAAATCGAATTCTTTTGAAAGAATTAATCAAGACGGATTTTAAGTTGCGTTATCAAGGATCCTTAGTCGGCTATCTCTGGTCGATTTTGAAGCCATTGATGATGTTTACCATCATGTATCTGGTCTTTGTCCGCTTTTTGCGCTTTGATGACGGGACACCCCACTATACAGTGGGGCTTTTGCTGGGGATGGTTTTCTGGTCTTTCTTTACCGAAGCTACTAACATGGGCATGCTTTCCATCGTTTCTCGGGGAGATTTGCTTCGTAAATTGAACTTTCCCAAGCATACCATCGTCATTTCATCGGTTCTTGGAGCGGCAATCAATTTTCTGATTAATCTGGTCGTTGTTTTCCTTTTCGCCTTGATCAATCAGGTGGAATTCGGCTTGCATACGCTAGTGATTATTCCTCTTTTTCTGGAGGTATTGGTTTTGGCAATGGGCTGTGCCCTCATGCTGTCTTCCTTGTTTGTGAAGTATCGGGATATTGGACCGATTTGGGAAGTGGCACTTCAAGCAGGAATGTATGCTAGTCCTATTATTTACTCTCTGACCTTTCTTTTGCAGCGGAAGCAATTCTTTGTCGCTAAAATTATGATGCTCAATCCGATTGCCCAGATGCTGCAGGATATGCGCCATTTCATCGTTTCTCCTGTTAATGTCAGAGGCTGGGATATCGTGAATAACAAACTAATCGCCCTCATCCCTTACTTGATTCCTTTTGTGATATTGGCTCTAGGTTTGTTCTTCTTTAATAAAAATGCTAAGAGATTTGCGGAGATTTTATAA
- a CDS encoding ABC transporter ATP-binding protein has translation MSNNIAVKVDHVSKFFRLPTEATQSLRTSLVNRFKGIKGYKEQHVLKDISFEVEKGDFYGIVGRNGSGKSTLLKIISEIYIPEKGKVTIDGKLVSFIELGVGFNPELTGRENVYMNGAMLGFSTEEVDAMYDDIVEFAELGEFMNQKLKNYSSGMQVRLAFSVAIKAQGDILILDEVLAVGDEAFQRKCNDYFKDRKESGKTTILVTHDMGAVKKYCNKAVLIENGLVKAIGNPDDVANQYSLDNATETKAMNEGFQVENAAVSDLKVKLLHSPQISPEQEIEFEISYQVNQDLPTYVSFSLTDIDRTIWLYNDNSMDQPTEGPGQKRLTYKCHVSQINNAKLKLQVSVRDQEEQILAFADSQNNPVILINRQDIKDDDVSAKDSATGLIQRNGSWKISQS, from the coding sequence ATGTCAAATAATATTGCAGTAAAAGTCGACCATGTAAGTAAATTCTTTCGATTGCCTACTGAGGCTACTCAGAGTTTGAGAACCAGTCTGGTTAATCGTTTTAAGGGGATTAAAGGCTACAAAGAACAGCATGTTTTGAAAGATATTTCCTTTGAGGTCGAAAAAGGTGACTTCTACGGGATTGTTGGCCGCAATGGATCTGGTAAGTCCACCCTCCTGAAAATTATCTCTGAGATTTATATTCCGGAGAAGGGCAAGGTAACTATTGATGGTAAGTTGGTTTCCTTTATTGAGCTAGGTGTCGGTTTCAATCCAGAACTAACTGGCCGCGAAAATGTCTATATGAACGGTGCTATGCTGGGATTCTCAACAGAAGAAGTAGACGCCATGTACGATGATATCGTGGAGTTTGCCGAGCTGGGCGAGTTTATGAACCAAAAACTTAAGAACTACTCCAGCGGTATGCAGGTGCGTTTGGCCTTTTCTGTGGCCATCAAGGCTCAGGGTGATATTCTGATTTTGGACGAGGTCTTGGCTGTCGGGGACGAAGCCTTTCAGCGTAAGTGTAATGACTACTTTAAAGATCGTAAGGAATCAGGTAAGACGACCATTCTGGTGACCCATGACATGGGAGCTGTTAAAAAGTATTGTAACAAAGCTGTCTTGATTGAAAATGGCTTGGTCAAGGCTATCGGCAATCCAGATGATGTAGCCAACCAGTACAGTCTGGACAATGCGACTGAAACAAAAGCCATGAACGAAGGATTCCAGGTTGAGAATGCAGCGGTTTCTGATTTGAAAGTTAAGCTCTTGCATTCGCCTCAGATTTCACCTGAACAAGAGATTGAATTTGAAATTTCTTATCAGGTAAATCAAGACCTACCGACCTATGTTTCCTTTTCTCTGACAGATATCGATCGAACCATCTGGCTTTATAATGATAATTCCATGGATCAGCCGACAGAAGGACCTGGACAGAAGCGCTTGACTTACAAGTGCCATGTGTCACAGATAAATAACGCTAAGTTAAAGCTGCAGGTTTCAGTGCGGGATCAGGAAGAACAAATTCTAGCCTTTGCAGACTCTCAGAACAACCCAGTTATCTTAATCAATCGTCAGGATATTAAGGATGATGATGTCTCTGCTAAGGATTCTGCCACTGGCTTAATCCAGCGTAATGGCAGTTGGAAGATTTCTCAATCATAA
- a CDS encoding rhamnan synthesis F family protein — MERILLYVHFNKCNHISGHVFYQLKQLKPLFSKILFISNSPLSNEDKCRLREDLGISDLLERDNRGFDFAAWRDGMNWLGFDTLQNSDSLTLMNDTCFGPLWDLSTIYQRFEEDSQVDFWGMTNFRKTRYFEEHLQSYFVTFKQSVLKDKSFREFWSQVEDFTDVQDVIDHYETQFTKRFVEAGFKYQALLDTRQEEAGELVHPDFSYYKPLRILEAKIPFLKVKALTGNPFLARYLLEDLETNSSYPTSLIREHLFYHFGPDLPCLLQDKYLSQATSNYRTDQPVLLHIHVTDFPIFQQYQDKLFSLSSQYEYLLTTNQPEVLKQLQTALGHLGNKVQIVLSQKSRAWLAMLEQKEILQDYAYIGHLSTHRLVENQAVFDQAMRSDLINLMVDYADASIEALEQESAVGLVIPDLPRLVRDGLFETEPLRPSLSAVWQEAGLHKSFDFMTASSLTRVYGGFLWFKNSALASLFQMKSLESLPSSDQELSDVLEHLLVYLAWDSHYDFKIMLLSSLPSLLDWQRKRAELTEQKEKLSQKNLSQKIRNRLSNLLKKK, encoded by the coding sequence ATGGAACGAATATTACTCTATGTTCATTTCAATAAATGCAATCATATAAGCGGTCATGTCTTCTATCAATTGAAGCAGCTAAAGCCGCTTTTTTCTAAGATTCTTTTTATTTCAAATAGTCCTTTGAGCAATGAGGACAAATGCCGGCTGAGAGAAGACTTGGGAATTTCTGACTTGCTTGAGCGTGATAATCGAGGCTTTGATTTTGCAGCCTGGCGTGACGGTATGAACTGGCTGGGTTTTGACACTTTGCAGAACTCAGACTCTCTGACTCTCATGAACGACACTTGCTTCGGGCCTCTATGGGATTTATCAACGATTTATCAGCGCTTTGAAGAGGATTCGCAAGTCGATTTTTGGGGAATGACTAATTTTCGCAAGACCAGATACTTTGAAGAACACCTGCAGAGCTACTTTGTCACCTTTAAGCAGTCAGTTCTCAAAGACAAGTCTTTCCGTGAATTTTGGTCTCAGGTAGAAGATTTTACTGACGTTCAAGATGTGATAGACCATTACGAGACCCAGTTTACCAAACGTTTTGTAGAGGCAGGATTCAAATATCAAGCTCTCCTTGATACCCGTCAGGAAGAAGCAGGAGAATTGGTTCATCCAGATTTTTCATACTATAAGCCTCTTAGGATTCTGGAAGCAAAGATTCCTTTTCTAAAGGTGAAGGCTCTCACGGGCAATCCTTTTTTGGCTAGGTATTTGCTGGAAGATCTTGAAACCAACTCATCCTATCCAACTTCGCTTATTAGGGAACACCTGTTCTATCATTTTGGTCCAGACCTTCCTTGTTTGCTGCAGGACAAGTATTTGTCTCAGGCAACTTCGAACTATCGGACAGATCAGCCTGTCCTCCTGCATATTCATGTAACGGATTTTCCTATTTTTCAGCAGTATCAGGACAAGCTATTCTCTCTATCGTCTCAGTACGAGTATTTATTGACAACAAACCAGCCAGAAGTTCTGAAACAGCTGCAGACAGCTCTTGGTCATCTGGGCAATAAAGTTCAGATTGTCCTAAGTCAGAAATCTCGTGCCTGGCTTGCCATGCTAGAGCAGAAGGAAATTCTGCAAGACTATGCTTATATCGGTCATCTATCTACTCATAGATTGGTAGAGAATCAGGCAGTTTTTGACCAAGCTATGCGCTCTGATTTGATAAATCTGATGGTGGATTATGCGGATGCGAGTATAGAAGCGCTAGAGCAGGAGTCTGCTGTAGGTCTGGTTATTCCGGATTTGCCGCGCCTAGTCAGAGATGGCTTGTTTGAGACAGAACCACTGCGTCCAAGTCTGTCTGCTGTCTGGCAGGAAGCTGGTTTGCATAAGTCTTTTGACTTTATGACCGCCTCTTCTCTGACGAGAGTCTATGGCGGCTTCTTATGGTTCAAAAATTCTGCTTTGGCTAGTTTGTTCCAGATGAAGAGCTTAGAAAGTTTGCCATCCTCTGATCAGGAGCTGTCTGATGTTTTAGAGCATTTATTAGTTTATCTAGCTTGGGACAGTCATTACGATTTCAAGATTATGCTCTTATCTTCTCTACCCTCTTTACTGGACTGGCAGAGGAAGAGGGCAGAATTGACCGAGCAAAAAGAAAAATTAAGTCAGAAAAATTTATCTCAAAAGATTCGAAATCGTTTGTCCAATCTTTTAAAGAAAAAGTGA
- a CDS encoding LTA synthase family protein, translated as MKFLLNHYKQFSYLLISFLLLDTVSVTTVLLLKEGEDLRNYPALWLAFLMLFPLLFGLGKLLSQFFSKRFFLWSAIIYALYTGFSYLLTVTQHVNDFEFKAERVFSNHFWQFNSLSGLLLIFLFAYIFIHFPKLKKRFPGKFLQVNKKNREVLENLFLSQFFLFLALMDDKMPELLHHQSYLVNFLEEGKLDITQNFVLTFLCLIALIFILLSLPSFLAVKGLRDLAQNKASVSVAFVLSAVFALIFNYTIQNSIRGDVIVLDQYLFTGASLFQIIVFFMIFMALYLIFNHFLLPTMLITALVVIATIASSLKFQYRQEPILPSDMVWLRNPKTLFDFLGGNYGFYAILGLAALGALYWYLRKKILPGKFITVLKYQLLLLVLPLVFFLGVMDIFATKKNGKIVENIPVISVLNNYHDLTWMGNTVNSQLRSLSFVWFSQMSDTTMIEPRGYSKEKIQEIEKKYKSIAEAINKERQNKIEDQTVIYLLSESFSDPARVDGVTMSENPIPYIQEVKTRTTSGLMKSDGYGGGTANMEFQTLTGLPFYNLSPSISVLYTEIVPRMNRFPSISDAYSSKNRTVIHLASPSNYARNVIYQDLGFDTFIHYGTKGLKGDNIGGNYSDQTTYNQVLEHLNGKQGQFFSVMTMQNHMPWSEPNPVYMSASYPDFSKEGNESLSSYVRMLYHTDQATKEFLEKLSKVDKKVTVVFYGDHLPGLYPQSAFKENPESQYLTDYFVWSNYETPKLDYPRVNSSDFSALLLEQTNSKVSPYYALLTEVLHKASIDKKELDEEAQEIADDLKLIEYDMVRGKGYLSDSFFKTAKS; from the coding sequence ATGAAATTTTTACTCAACCACTATAAGCAGTTCTCATACCTGCTGATTAGTTTTTTACTTTTAGATACAGTCTCTGTTACAACAGTCTTACTATTGAAGGAAGGCGAAGATTTACGGAATTATCCTGCCTTGTGGCTGGCTTTTCTGATGTTGTTCCCTCTTTTGTTTGGCTTGGGTAAGCTTTTGTCTCAGTTCTTCAGCAAAAGATTCTTCCTATGGTCAGCTATTATTTACGCTCTCTATACAGGATTTTCTTACTTACTGACAGTAACTCAGCACGTCAATGATTTTGAGTTCAAAGCAGAACGGGTTTTCAGCAATCATTTTTGGCAGTTTAACTCCCTGTCTGGCTTGCTTTTGATTTTCTTATTTGCGTATATTTTTATCCATTTTCCAAAGCTTAAAAAACGCTTTCCAGGTAAGTTCTTGCAGGTTAATAAGAAAAATAGAGAGGTACTGGAAAATCTTTTTCTCTCCCAATTCTTTCTATTTCTTGCTTTGATGGACGATAAGATGCCGGAATTGCTGCATCACCAAAGCTATTTAGTGAATTTCCTTGAGGAAGGCAAGTTGGATATAACGCAGAACTTTGTGCTAACTTTCCTCTGCCTTATCGCACTTATCTTTATCTTGCTTTCTCTCCCCAGCTTTCTAGCTGTTAAGGGATTGCGCGATCTCGCTCAGAATAAAGCCAGTGTTTCTGTTGCTTTTGTGTTGAGTGCAGTGTTTGCTCTTATATTTAACTATACTATCCAAAATAGTATCCGAGGAGACGTGATTGTTTTGGATCAGTATCTTTTCACTGGAGCCAGTCTCTTTCAAATTATCGTTTTTTTCATGATTTTTATGGCTCTTTACCTGATTTTCAATCATTTTCTCCTGCCAACCATGCTGATAACAGCGCTAGTGGTGATTGCCACCATAGCTAGCAGTCTGAAATTTCAGTATCGCCAAGAGCCAATATTGCCTAGTGATATGGTCTGGCTGAGAAATCCCAAGACCCTCTTTGACTTTCTCGGAGGCAATTATGGATTTTATGCTATCTTGGGACTAGCTGCTCTAGGCGCTCTCTACTGGTATTTGCGTAAGAAAATCTTGCCAGGCAAGTTCATTACCGTTCTTAAATACCAACTTCTCTTGCTAGTCCTACCCCTAGTCTTTTTCTTGGGAGTCATGGATATATTTGCTACTAAAAAGAATGGCAAGATAGTAGAGAATATCCCAGTCATTTCGGTCTTAAATAATTACCATGACCTGACTTGGATGGGAAATACTGTCAATTCACAGCTGCGCTCCCTTTCTTTTGTCTGGTTTTCACAGATGTCGGATACAACCATGATCGAACCGCGTGGCTATTCCAAGGAAAAGATTCAAGAGATAGAAAAAAAGTATAAGAGTATTGCGGAAGCTATTAATAAAGAACGCCAGAATAAAATCGAAGATCAAACGGTAATTTATCTCCTAAGTGAAAGTTTTTCTGACCCTGCTCGGGTTGACGGCGTTACTATGTCTGAGAATCCAATTCCTTATATTCAGGAAGTTAAAACTCGCACCACCAGTGGACTGATGAAGTCAGACGGCTATGGTGGAGGAACGGCCAACATGGAATTTCAGACCCTGACAGGTTTGCCTTTTTATAATCTGTCTCCATCTATTTCGGTTCTCTATACTGAAATTGTCCCGAGGATGAATAGATTCCCTTCCATTAGTGATGCTTATTCATCTAAGAATCGGACAGTAATCCATCTGGCCTCCCCTAGCAATTATGCCAGAAATGTCATTTACCAGGATTTGGGATTTGATACCTTTATTCACTATGGCACTAAAGGCCTGAAGGGTGATAATATAGGTGGTAATTACAGCGATCAAACGACTTATAATCAGGTCTTGGAGCATTTGAATGGCAAGCAGGGACAGTTTTTTTCTGTCATGACCATGCAGAACCACATGCCTTGGAGTGAGCCCAATCCTGTATACATGTCTGCCAGCTATCCTGACTTTAGCAAGGAAGGGAACGAATCTCTTTCCAGCTATGTCAGAATGCTTTACCATACAGATCAGGCGACCAAGGAGTTTTTGGAGAAGCTTTCAAAGGTAGATAAAAAGGTAACGGTCGTCTTTTACGGTGACCATTTGCCTGGTCTCTATCCTCAGTCAGCCTTTAAAGAAAATCCAGAAAGCCAATATCTGACAGATTATTTCGTTTGGAGTAATTATGAAACTCCTAAACTCGATTATCCAAGAGTCAATTCTAGTGATTTCTCCGCTCTCTTACTGGAGCAGACAAATTCCAAAGTATCACCTTACTATGCTTTGTTAACAGAAGTATTGCATAAGGCCAGTATAGATAAAAAGGAATTGGACGAAGAAGCTCAAGAAATAGCAGATGATTTGAAACTGATTGAGTATGATATGGTCAGAGGCAAGGGCTACTTGTCTGATAGCTTCTTTAAGACAGCAAAATCATAA
- a CDS encoding EbsA family protein gives MIKIFGKVRYHWQPDVAILIIYWSLSVIPIFVGLALMYESSRVPTLVLFSFFLFMVLLGMGVHRYFTIYDDGTLRIITANPFTPIKVKISDIEKVEVTKTSITLYFKGQSRSRSFCMRKWPKKYFVNALALNEHFKGEVELVDNFTHIDYFEAYYGSQSKKS, from the coding sequence ATGATAAAGATTTTCGGTAAGGTTCGCTATCACTGGCAGCCAGATGTAGCCATCCTGATAATATATTGGTCTTTATCGGTCATTCCGATTTTTGTTGGCTTAGCTTTGATGTATGAAAGCTCACGAGTGCCGACTCTTGTTCTGTTTTCTTTCTTCTTGTTCATGGTTTTGTTGGGAATGGGAGTTCATCGTTATTTTACCATTTATGATGATGGAACCTTGCGAATTATCACAGCCAATCCCTTTACTCCGATAAAGGTCAAGATTTCAGATATTGAAAAAGTCGAAGTGACCAAGACGTCAATTACCTTATATTTTAAAGGGCAGAGCCGCAGCCGGAGTTTTTGTATGCGCAAGTGGCCTAAGAAATATTTTGTCAATGCCCTAGCCCTTAATGAGCATTTTAAGGGTGAGGTAGAATTAGTAGATAATTTTACCCATATTGACTATTTTGAAGCTTACTATGGCAGTCAGTCCAAAAAATCCTAG
- a CDS encoding ferredoxin: MKVTLIPERCIACGLCQTYSDLFDYHDNGIVKFYQDDQLLEKEIAEDPDVVEAIKNCPTRALLKD, translated from the coding sequence ATGAAAGTAACACTCATTCCCGAACGGTGCATTGCCTGTGGGCTCTGTCAAACCTACTCAGATCTTTTTGACTATCATGACAATGGCATCGTCAAATTTTACCAGGACGACCAGCTCCTAGAAAAGGAAATCGCTGAGGATCCCGATGTCGTGGAAGCCATCAAAAACTGCCCAACCCGAGCTCTTTTGAAAGACTAG
- a CDS encoding SAG1386/EF1546 family surface-associated protein, producing MEKEPWEEDVYDNGEDKLKRTKKFSALNADRLLTILTIIFCILVVAVVCFLTYLSTGGSNRQTQMEGFYGTSAASSSSEASSTAEQTAANTTESSEGTLTVQPGEGEAAIAARAGISIAKLEQLNPSHMSTGSWYANPGDVVKIE from the coding sequence ATGGAAAAAGAACCGTGGGAAGAAGATGTATACGATAACGGAGAAGATAAGTTGAAACGAACCAAGAAATTTAGCGCCTTGAATGCAGACCGCTTGTTGACCATTTTAACCATTATTTTCTGTATTTTAGTGGTTGCGGTGGTGTGCTTCTTGACCTATCTGTCTACTGGGGGAAGTAATAGACAGACCCAAATGGAAGGTTTCTACGGCACTTCAGCAGCAAGTTCCAGCAGTGAAGCGTCTTCTACTGCAGAGCAGACAGCGGCAAATACGACAGAATCATCTGAAGGAACTCTGACTGTCCAGCCTGGTGAAGGAGAGGCAGCCATTGCGGCGCGTGCGGGTATTTCTATTGCCAAGCTGGAACAGCTGAACCCTTCTCATATGTCCACTGGGTCTTGGTATGCCAATCCAGGTGATGTTGTGAAGATTGAGTAG